In Castanea sativa cultivar Marrone di Chiusa Pesio chromosome 6, ASM4071231v1, a single window of DNA contains:
- the LOC142639990 gene encoding uncharacterized protein LOC142639990: MYNSRTDPVEHVSHFNQRIVVHLRNEALMCKVFPSNLGPVAIRWFDGLEEGLINSFQELIRAFGARFVTCSRVPRSLDSLLSMTMREGETLKTYSDRPCEMLNGIDGNFEDVAIRTFKRSQVGSAHQRDASSRPPLGTICVLLATPGRTGSYPSRVLSIARPRAEDLIPDSKRGRMEVRPALSFSDGDKVGTFQPHDDALVVTLRIGGYNVTRVLVDQGIKAEIMNPDLYKRLTLKLEDLVSYNSPLVGFDGKTVIPRGQIRLLVQAGSEIVEVDFIVVDAYSPCTVIMARPWLHAMGAVSLTLYLKVKYPSGDQVEELIGSQDMARQYLVVAIRHQSKGKFLGYMVTHRGIEVNPDHIKAINDLQPPWNPKEVQKLTGMTVTLNKFISQSADRCWSFFQLLHKWKGFEWNKEYALAFQQLKDYLSQPPIMSRPKEEEVLFAYVAVASHAVSLVLVRVENGV; encoded by the exons atgTATAATAGTAGAACGGACCCGGTGGAGCATGTCAGTCATTTTAACCAAAGAATAGTTGTTCACTTGAGGAACGAGgccttgatgtgcaaggtgttcccaTCTAACTTAGGGCCAGTTGCGATAAGGTGGTTCGATGGTTTGGAGGAAGGATTAATTAACTCCTTTCAAGAGCTTATCAGGGCCTTTGGAGCCCGATTTGTCACTTGTAGTAGAGTTCCCCGTTCCCTGGACTCTTTGCTATCTATGACTATGCGAGAAGGTGAGACTCTGAAGACTTACTCGGATAGGCCCTGTGAGATGTTAAACgggatagatggaaatttcGAGGATGTAGCAATAAGAACGTTCAAG AGGAGCCAGGTCGGATCAGCACACCAAAGGGATGCTTCCTCAAGACCACCCCTAGGAACAATCTGTGTTCTTCTTGCTACCCCAGGTCGGACTGGTTCGTATCCATCAAGGGTTCTGTCCATAGCAAGGCCACGCGCTGAGGATTTGATCCCTGATTCTAAGCGTGGAAGAATGGAAGTTCGACCAGCTCTAAGCTTCTCTGATGGGGATAAAGTTGGAACTTTTCAACcgcatgatgatgccttggtggttACCCTCCGGATAGGGGGGTATAATGTGACGAGAGTCTTGGTGGACCAGGGCATCAAGGCCGAGATCATGAACCCTGACCTGTATAAGAGGCTTACGTTGAAGCTCGAAGATTTAGTTAGCTATAATTCTCCTCTGGTAGGATTTGATGGGAAGACAGTTATCCCAAGGGGCCAGATCAGATTGCTTGTTCAAGCAGGATCAGAAATAGTTgaggtagattttattgtggtgGATGCATATTCCCCCTGTACTGTTATCATGGCAAGGCCttggcttcatgccatgggggcTGTTTCTTTAACTTTGTACTTGAAGGTGAAGTATCCCTCAGGGGACCAAGTCGAGGAGTTGATTGGAAGTCAAGATATGGCCAGGCAATACCTAGTTGTGGCAATTAGACATCAGTCTAAGG GCAAATTtttgggttatatggttaccCACCGTGggattgaagttaatcctgatcATATTAAGGCAATTAATGACTTGCAACCTCCTTGGAATCCTAAGGAGGTCCAAAAGTTAACAGGAATGACTGTAACCTTGAACAAATTTATCTCTCAGTCCGCGGATAGATGTTGGTCATTCTTCCAACTCTTGCATAAGTGGAAGGGGTTTGAGTGGAACAAGGAGTATGCCCTAGCTTTTCAGCAATTGAAGGATTACCTTTCTcaaccacccattatgtccaGACCCAAGGAGGAAGAAGTTCTTTTCGCCTACGTTGCCGTGGCATctcatgcagttagtttggtatTGGTGAGGGTAGAGAATGGAGTATAG
- the LOC142638723 gene encoding laccase-4-like, whose amino-acid sequence MAPWFRALLLGAFLFPALVESLVRHYKFSVVSKNTTKLCATKSIVTVDGLFPGPTLYAREDDTLIVTVTNHVTDNVTIHWHGVRQFLTGWSDGPAYITQCPIQPGQSYIYNFTLTGQRGTLLWHAHVSWLRATLHGAIVILPKRGIPYPFPKPDKEKIIILAEWWKADVEAVIKQATQSGLPPNVSDTHTINGHPGPVPGCSSQGYTLHVESGKTYLLRIINAAVNDELFFKIAGHNLTIVEVDASYVKPFQIDTIFISPGQTTNALLTANQGIGKYIITLSPFMDAPVGLDNLTNYATLRYKGTPTNPPTILTSVPAQNATPVTYSFVDSLRSLNSPQYPAKVPLTIDHSLFFTVGVGVNPCDTCVNGSKLVGAVNNVSFVMPTIGLLQAYRYNISGVYTVDFPANPPIPFNYTGNSPSNLQTNNGTRLYRLSFNSTVQIVLQDTAVIAPENHPTHLHGFNFFVVGKGLGNFDKNKDPQKFNLVDPVERNTVAVPTGGWVAIRFKADNPGVWFLHCHLEVHTTWGLKMAFLVENGKGPNETLPPPPSDLPKC is encoded by the exons atGGCTCCTTGGTTTCGGGCATTGTTACTGGGAGCTTTTTTATTTCCAGCATTGGTTGAGTCCTTGGTTCGTCACTACAAGTTCAGT GTGGTCTCGAAGAACACTACAAAACTATGTGCAACAAAATCCATTGTCACTGTCGATGGGCTATTCCCTGGGCCAACTCTGTATGCAAGGGAAGATGATACTTTGATAGTAACGGTCACCAACCATGTTACAGACAATGTCACAATACACTG GCATGGTGTAAGGCAGTTTCTAACTGGTTGGTCTGATGGGCCTGCATATATCACACAATGCCCTATACAGCCAGGGCAGAGCTATATTTACAACTTCACACTGACTGGCCAAAGAGGCACACTTCTTTGGCATGCACATGTCTCCTGGCTAAGGGCCACACTACATGGTGCTATTGTTATCTTGCCCAAGAGAGGGATTCCTTACCCATTTCCCAAGCCTGATAAGGAAAAAATCATCATTCTAG CCGAATGGTGGAAAGCGGACGTTGAAGCTGTGATCAAACAAGCTACCCAATCTGGTCTTCCACCAAATGTATCAGATACACACACCATTAATGGTCATCCAGGACCCGTTCCTGGTTGCTCTTCTCAGG GTTACACTTTACATGTTGAAAGTGGTAAGACCTATTTACTACGGATCATCAATGCAGCAGTGAATGACGAGCTCTTCTTCAAAATTGCTGGTCACAATCTAACAATTGTTGAAGTTGATGCCTCCTATGTCAAGCCCttccaaattgacacaatattcATCAGTCCTGGCCAAACCACAAATGCCCTTCTAACTGCTAATCAGGGTATTGGCAAGTACATAATAACACTCTCACCCTTCATGGATGCACCTGTTGGCCTTGACAACTTGACCAATTATGCCACATTGCGCTACAAAGGCACCCCTACTAATCCCCCAACCATCTTAACCAGTGTTCCTGCTCAAAATGCTACTCCAGTAACATATTCTTTCGTTGACTCACTTCGAAGCCTTAATTCGCCACAATACCCCGCAAAAGTCCCATTAACCATAGaccattctctctttttcaccGTGGGGGTTGGTGTTAACCCATGTGACACATGTGTCAATGGAAGCAAGCTTGTGGGAGCTGTAAATAATGTTAGCTTTGTGATGCCAACAATAGGTCTCCTTCAAGCATATCGCTATAACATATCAGGAGTTTACACAGTTGATTTTCCAGCAAACCCCCCAATACCTTTTAACTATACTGGTAACTCACCATCTAATCTCCAGACCAATAATGGCACAAGACTATATAGGTTGTCATTCAATTCAACAGTCCAGATTGTGCTTCAAGACACTGCTGTAATAGCACCAGAGAACCATCCAACCCATTTGCATGGGTTTAATTTCTTTGTGGTTGGGAAGGGATTAGggaattttgataaaaataaggATCCACAGAAGTTCAATCTTGTTGATCCCGTTGAGAGGAACACAGTTGCAGTACCAACTGGTGGATGGGTAGCAATCAGATTCAAGGCAGATAATCCAG GTGTTTGGTTCTTGCATTGCCATTTGGAAGTACACACAACGTGGGGACTAAAGATGGCATTCTTAGTGGAAAATGGGAAGGGCCCGAATGAGACTCTACCACCACCTCCAAGTGACCTTCCCAAGTGCTAG